In one window of Amblyomma americanum isolate KBUSLIRL-KWMA chromosome 9, ASM5285725v1, whole genome shotgun sequence DNA:
- the LOC144104391 gene encoding uncharacterized protein LOC144104391, producing MAPASPQFTLVGFSPELDWRPLTFLKPFPANRVCSACGLVRKETAILPCMHVLCSCCYEQCTQDGAHECPLDGSRYQEDDVNMFDFPTDDLLRREVKCWNEGSGCQYTTAASGVTRHFLLECEHHSVRCPKCSATVLCRDVCTHLRSASCNSSTPVASESQVPVSQFDQAASLTSFKEALERQAGEITAYLRPMAVDMSTHGDRLSEISHGINTLKETLRQELTSLLGQNHEEITSSNAELKQCFATCSDTVKTCLRSLKSLEKKLNDELGGTRADLSQIAASIEQVKAGLKENVQKTLQPAANECTKSPLEVTHCEFFVKGVKSLEEAMENGRAEYDSEKVYLCGYCMSPGVVFLGYSPLVMLSAMYTLHKGDMDDDVHWPFKHKIRMSAIHPNGTGQRVLEAEPYPDHEGNQKPTTSNVPVLHWNASFHLESLIHEGYVDNDQLRIKWELLP from the exons ATGGCTCCTGCAAGCCCGCAGTTTACGCTGGTCGGGTTCTCCCCGGAGCTTGACTGGAGGCCCCTGACTTTCCTCAAGCCATTTCCAGCCAACCGAGTCTGCAGCGCCTGCGGACTGGTGCGCAAGGAGACCGCAATCCTCCCCTGCATGCATGTGTTGTGCTCGTGTTGCTACGAACAGTGCACCCAGGACGGCGCACATGAGTGTCCGCTCGACGGAAGCCGGTACCAGGAGGATGACGTCAACATGTTTGACTTCCCCACTGACGATCTGCTGAGAAGAGAG GTAAAGTGCTGGAATGAAGGCAGTGGCTGCCAGTACACGACGGCTGCTTCAGGGGTCACCCGGCATTTCCTGCTGGAATGTGAGCACCACTCCGTCCGTTGTCCCAAGTGCTCAGCCACCGTTCTTTGCAGAGACGTGTGCACGCATCTCCGATCGGCCTCTTGCAACAGTTCGACGCCTGTCGCATCCGAAAGCCAAGTTCCGGTGTCTCAATTTGATCAGGCAGCATCGTTGACTTCTTTCAAAGAAGCTTTAGAAAGGCAAGCGGGTGAAATCACAGCATATCTGAGGCCAATGGCGGTTGATATGAGCACCCATGGGGACCGATTAAGCGAAATCTCTCATGGGATAAACACACTCAAGGAGACACTGCGTCAAGAACTAACGTCTTTATTAGGACAGAACCACGAAGAAATAACATCGTCCAACGCCGAACTAAAACAATGTTTTGCGACATGCAGCGATACAGTTAAAACCTGTTTGAGAAGTCTAAAGAGTttagaaaaaaaactgaacgaTGAATTGGGCGGAACTCGAGCCGACTTGTCGCAGATTGCAGCTAGCATTGAACAAGTGAAGGCTGGATTGAAGGAAAACGTTCAAAAGACTTTGCAACCCGCCGCCAATGAGTGTACAAAGAGTCCACTAGAAGtgacgcactgcgagttttttgtAAAAGGAGTGAAATCGCTTGAAGAGGCGATGGAGAACGGCAGGGCTGAGTATGACAGCGAGAAGGTGTACCTGTGCGGCTACTGCATGTCTCCTGGAGTCGTGTTCCTGGGATACTCGCCATTGGTAATGCTGTCTGCGATGTACACCCTGCACAAGGGCGACATGGACGACGATGTCCACTGGCCGTTCAAGCACAAGATCAGGATGAGCGCAATTCATCCGAATGGAACGGGACAGCGTGTGCTGGAAGCTGAACCATATCCCGACCACGAAGGTAATCAAAAGCCAACCACATCAAATGTTCCCGTTCTTCACTGGAATGCATCTTTCCACCTCGAAAGTCTCATCCACGAGGGGTACGTGGATAATGACCAGCTTCGGATAAAGTGGGAGCTGCTGCCTTGA